A region of Vitis vinifera cultivar Pinot Noir 40024 chromosome 13, ASM3070453v1 DNA encodes the following proteins:
- the LOC109123777 gene encoding uncharacterized protein LOC109123777, translating to MASPTSPSNPTTSEDAPTDGTSRIPNSDLGDGPKLRYSPTELARLREQWKYSLIAKVLGKKLQLQYYRDHLLRLWSAEGSLKIIELGCEFFVLKFSEFLDYEKVRKGVPWLIHGYYIAIRPWSENFKPSEATITHTWVWARLPELPIEYYDKEVLFEIGEAIGRPIKIDPITERQEKGRFARICIEVDLRRPLIAHVDLAGLQQKIEYEGHVGQLQQLPLPQSSQAPSHRANSGSKSGLRARGLEQVNPLFPATVLKEPRGKSAITSVSITSPCVEMNLESNKLLGKKRHLQPGEGTSSYVRAEDVPLAVGKLPSPMETPTGHLPPSLEPKMSSKLSGKSAKLPQDSLQQPQNHQAYPLLPSPTESCSNIVASPVTNNPRPTKGLVVSPPQKGSCFPTSSTSKASLNLDHIVTSSVTNNPRPTQGLVVSPPQKASCFPTSSTSKASPNLNCIVASPVSNTQRPTEGLVVFPEQKASCFPTSSTSKASSNLDHIVTSSVTNNPRPTQGLVASPLQKASCFPTSFPAAINASKQTASPQPSPMPNFNFHSLEIKDFSDPEDAERKRGEEMELSSENHPNDFSIQRTPRVFRTEPNTPNFGIRVNFSRTAHQHKIRFIQPETSSTMHHTWATIPASYPKKVLVWNHAEAGNLNFVPAMKELIQMHKPSIILLLEPRIFGADANQVIKDIGFSGSHLLVPDGLAHGIWILWKGEDVHVEVSSSTSAQVHIAVEVIAKAQNRMLYGDTCAQPWGSAGYFYNPNEPRYSSSPESEFSLSENEVRHRIPAPLLDFLFERQKMGATM from the coding sequence ATGGCTTCGCCAACCTCTCCCTCCAATCCAACAACTAGTGAAGATGCTCCCACTGATGGGACCTCCCGCATTCCTAATTCAGACCTTGGTGATGGCCCCAAATTGAGGTATTCCCCAACCGAATTGGCACGTCTGAGGGAGCAATGGAAGTATAGCCTCATCGCCAAGGTCCTTGGCAAAAAGCTCCAGCTGCAATACTATCGTGATCATCTTCTTCGCCTTTGGTCCGCTGAGGGAAGTCTGAAAATCATTGAACTTGGGTGTGAGTTTTTCGTGCTAAAATTTTCGGAATTTCTGGATTATGAGAAGGTACGTAAAGGGGTTCCATGGTTGATCCATGGGTACTATATTGCTATTCGTCCCTGGTCTGAGAATTTCAAGCCTTCAGAGGCCACCATCACCCACACATGGGTCTGGGCTCGCCTCCCAGAACTCCCAATAGAATATTACGACAAGGAGGTGCTGTTTGAAATCGGAGAAGCTATTGGCAGACCAATCAAGATTGATCCCATCACTGAAAGACAGGAAAAAGGCAGATTTGCGAGAATATGCATTGAAGTAGATCTAAGGCGCCCGCTTATTGCCCATGTAGATCTTGCTGGGCTCCAGCAGAAGATTGAATACGAGGGTCATGTTGGGCAACTGCAGCAGCTTCCTTTACCACAATCTTCACAGGCTCCAAGTCACAGAGCCAACAGTGGATCAAAGTCAGGTTTAAGGGCCAGGGGCCTTGAACAAGTAAATCCTCTTTTTCCAGCAACAGTACTCAAAGAACCAAGAGGGAAATCTGCAATTACTTCTGTGAGTATAACCTCTCCTTGTGTTGAGATGAATTTAGAATCCAACAAGTTGTTGGGGAAAAAACGGCATCTCCAACCTGGCGAAGGTACATCCTCATATGTCCGAGCTGAGGATGTGCCACTTGCTGTGGGGAAGTTGCCAAGCCCCATGGAGACTCCTACCGGTCATTTGCCTCCATCTTTAGAGCCTAAGATGTCATCTAAATTGTCTGGTAAGTCGGCCAAATTGCCACAAGATTCCTTGCAGCAACCACAGAATCACCAGGCTTATCCCCTGCTTCCTTCCCCAACAGAATCCTGTTCCAACATTGTAGCTTCACCTGTCACCAACAATCCAAGACCAACAAAAGGCCTTGTGGTTTCTCCACCGCAGAAAGGCTCTTGCTTCCCCACTTCCTCCACCTCCAAAGCTTCACTCAATTTGGACCATATTGTAACTTCATCTGTCACCAACAATCCAAGACCAACACAAGGCCTTGTGGTTTCTCCACCGCAGAAAGCCTCTTGCTTCCCCActtcttccacctccaaagCTTCACCCAATTTGAACTGTATTGTAGCTTCACCTGTCAGCAACACTCAAAGACCAACAGAAGGCCTAGTGGTTTTTCCAGAGCAGAAAGCCTCTTGCTTCCCCACTTCCTCCACCTCCAAAGCTTCTTCCAATTTGGATCATATTGTAACTTCATCTGTCACCAATAATCCAAGACCAACACAAGGCCTTGTGGCTTCTCCACTACAGAAAGCCTCTTGCTTCCCCACTTCTTTCCCTGCCGCCATTAATGCATCAAAACAGACTGCCTCTCCTCAACCTTCTCCTATGCCCAACTTCAATTTCCATTCCCTGGAAATAAAAGACTTTTCAGATCCAGAAGATGCAGAAAGGAAAAGAGGAGAAGAAATGGAGCTGAGCTCTGAGAACCATCCAAACGACTTCAGCATTCAAAGAACTCCACGGGTCTTCAGAACTGAACCAAACACTCCCAACTTTGGAATCCGTGTCAATTTCTCAAGAACTGCACATCAGCACAAGATAAGATTCATCCAGCCAGAAACCAGTAGCACTATGCATCACACTTGGGCGACCATCCCTGCATCTTATCCAAAAAAAGTCCTAGTTTGGAACCATGCTGAAGCAGGCAACCTCAATTTCGTGCCAGCAATGAAGGAACTAATCCAAATGCACAAACCCTCCATCATACTTCTTCTTGAGCCAAGGATTTTCGGTGCTGATGCAAATCAGGTCATCAAGGACATTGGCTTCTCTGGGTCACACCTCTTGGTCCCTGATGGTTTGGCTCATGGAATTTGGATTCTGTGGAAAGGAGAGGATGTCCATGTTGAAGTTTCTTCATCTACATCAGCTCAGGTTCACATAGCAGTTGAAGTAATCGCCAAGGCCCAGAATAGGATGCTCTATGGAGATACATGTGCTCAACCTTGGGGGTCAGCAGGCTATTTTTATAATCCAAATGAGCCGCGTTACTCATCATCCCCGGAAAGCGAATTCTCCCTTTCTGAGAACGAGGTACGACACAGAATCCCCGCCCCATTACTAGATTTTCTATTTGAGAGACAAAAGATGGGTGCAACCATGTAG
- the LOC109121551 gene encoding putative disease resistance RPP13-like protein 1, whose protein sequence is MPLGRALESASVNVLLNKLASQQFIDFFFKWKLDTGLLTKLQTTLQVIYAVLDDAEEKQAENDPHVKNWLDKVRDAAYDAEDILEEIAIDALESRNKVPNFIYESLNLSQEVKEGIDFKKKDIAAALNPFGERIDSKMRNIVERLEDIVKQKDILRLRENTRGIVSGIEKRLTTPLVNEEHVFGSPIYGRDGDKEEMIKLLTSCEENSDEIRVIPIVGMGGLGKTTLAQIVYNDERVKKHFQLKAWACVSDEFEVKRITKALVESATKRTCGLNNLELLQSELRKMLNRRKFLLVLDDVWNEDYGDWDKLRIPLAVGSPGSKIIVTTRSERVASIMRPGKTYPLKGLSSDDCWSLLEQIAFPNGNSYAFPELKVIAEGVARKCKGLPLAAKSLGGLLRSNPNENYWKDILNSKIWDFSNNGIIPPLRLSYHHLPPHLKQCFVYCAVFPKDFEFDIEMLVLLWIAEGFVQQPEGGKEMEAMARSYFFDLLSRSFFQQSSVDKSQYLMHDLIHDLAQFISGKEFLRLEDKAEVVKQSNIYEKARHFSYIRGDTDVYVKFKPLSKVKCLRTFLSLDPLHGFKIYCLTKKVPEDLLPELRFLRVLWLSGYEITKLPDSIGSLKHLRYLNLSYSSIKELPESTSTVYATAKMSSSY, encoded by the coding sequence ATGCCTTTGGGAAGAGCACTTGAATCTGCTTCTGTGAATGTGCTTCTTAACAAGTTGGCTTCCCAACAATTCATCGATTTCTTCTTTAAATGGAAACTTGATACTGGGTTGTTGACCAAACTACAGACAACACTGCAAGTGATCTATGCAGTTCTAGATGATGCTGAGGAGAAGCAAGCTGAAAATGATCCACATGTCAAGAATTGGCTCGACAAGGTTAGGGATGCAGCTTATGATGCTGAGGACATACTGGAAGAGATCGCTATCGATGCACTTGAATCGCGTAACAAGGTACCAAACTTTATTTATGAGTCGTTGAATTTGAGCCAAGAAGTTAAGGAAGGAATTGATTTTAAGAAGAAGGATATTGCTGCTGCTCTTAATCCATTTGGTGAACGTATTGATTCGAAAATGAGAAATATTGTGGAAAGACTTGAAGATATTGTGAAGCAAAAAGATATTCTTCGATTGAGAGAGAATACAAGAGGGATAGTGTCTGGAATTGAGAAGAGATTGACAACTCCCTTGGTGAATGAAGAACATGTTTTTGGATCACCTATTTATGGTAGAGATGGCGATAAAGAGGAGATGATTAAACTGTTGACTTCGTGTGAGGAAAATAGTGATGAGATTCGTGTGATTCCCATTGTTGGTATGGGAGGTCTTGGCAAAACCACGCTTGCTCAGATTGTCTACAATGATGAACGAGTGAAGAAACATTTTCAGTTGAAAGCATGGGCTTGTGTCTCTGATGAATTTGAAGTGAAGAGGATAACAAAAGCACTGGTGGAGTCTGCCACTAAAAGGACTTGTGGTTTGAACAATTTGGAACTGCTTCAAAGTGAATTAAGAAAGATGTTGAACAGACGaaaatttttacttgttttggATGATGTGTGGAACGAGGATTATGGGGATTGGGACAAACTGCGGATTCCTCTGGCAGTTGGATCACCGGGTAGTAAAATCATAGTCACAACTCGGAGTGAAAGAGTTGCCTCGATTATGCGCCCTGGAAAAACATACCCTCTCAAGGGGTTGTCTAGTGATGATTGTTGGTCATTGTTAGAGCAAATTGCCTTTCCAAATGGAAACTCATACGCATTTCCTGAGCTGAAGGTCATTGCAGAGGGAGTGGCGAGGAAGTGTAAAGGCTTGCCTTTAGCAGCAAAGTCACTTGGGGGTCTCTTACGCTCTAATCCAAACGAGAATTACTGGAAGGATATTCTGAACAGCAAGATCTGGGATTTTTCAAACAATGGCATTATTCCACCCCTGAGGTTAAGCTACCATCACCTCCCTCCACATTTGAAGCAATGTTTTGTCTACTGTGCAGTGTTTCCCAAGGACTTTGAATTCGACATTGAGATGTTAGTCTTGTTATGGATAGCTGAGGGTTTTGTGCAGCAGCCAGAGGGGGGAAAAGAAATGGAAGCTATGGCCCGCAGCTACTTCTTTGATCTACTATCAAGGTCATTCTTTCAACAATCTAGTGTCGACAAATCACAGTATCTAATGCATGACCTTATCCATGATCTAGCTCAGTTTATTTCTGGAAAAGAATTTCTCAGGTTGGAGGACAAGGCAGAGGTTGTCAAGCAAtccaatatatatgaaaaagcTCGCCACTTTTCCTACATCCGTGGAGACACTGATGTCTATGTGAAGTTTAAGCCACTTAGCAAAGTCAAGTGCCTGCGCACCTTCCTCTCATTAGATCCATTACATggatttaaaatatattgtttgaCCAAAAAGGTTCCAGAGGATTTATTACCAGAATTAAGGTTCTTGCGGGTGCTATGGCTGAGTGGCTATGAGATCACTAAATTACCAGATTCTATTGGCAGTCTCAAACATCTCCGTTACCTCAATCTCTCTTACAGTTCAATCAAGGAGTTACCTGAGTCAACAAGCACTGTCTACGCTACTGCTAAAATGTCGTCATCTTATTAA